A DNA window from Candidatus Sulfidibacterium hydrothermale contains the following coding sequences:
- a CDS encoding efflux RND transporter periplasmic adaptor subunit, translating into MDRPIAKKKGIKKKHVYIGLGVILFLLLIYKAFFATNLSTYRVDANTLTIDTVREGVFYDYISVMGTVEPIATIYLDAQEGGRVEKKLVEEGAMVKKGEVILRLSNPDLRLSILNSEAQLAKNSNFLRDTRVTMEQEKLSVKREILNLKFDLIRKKRIYEQNKVFYRDTLISRNDYLKSKEDYEYAQQSYQLYLERQKQDSIYRTIQIQQMKENLRNMALNLKLVRQRQQSLNVKAPVDGQLTTLDVEVGQSVPKGGRIGQIDILTSYKVTAQIDEHYIDKVRVGLIAVLDRNGKEYKLRIRKILPGVHKGRFEVQMVFVGKSPANMRTGQTYYIRLQLGNPSKALLLPRGGFFQNTGGQWIFVVSKDGKSAEKRRITIGRQNPKYYEVLSGLKPGERVVVSDYDNFGDNDRLVFR; encoded by the coding sequence ATGGACAGACCGATAGCAAAGAAGAAAGGCATAAAAAAGAAACATGTTTACATCGGCTTGGGGGTAATCCTGTTTTTACTGTTGATTTACAAAGCATTTTTTGCTACAAATTTGTCCACCTACCGGGTAGATGCCAACACACTAACCATTGACACGGTCAGAGAAGGTGTTTTTTATGATTACATTTCAGTGATGGGCACCGTAGAACCCATTGCCACTATTTATCTTGATGCACAGGAAGGCGGACGGGTGGAAAAGAAACTGGTGGAAGAAGGAGCCATGGTGAAAAAAGGCGAAGTAATTTTACGGCTGAGTAATCCGGATTTACGGCTGAGTATTTTAAACAGCGAAGCACAACTGGCCAAAAACAGCAACTTTCTGCGTGATACACGGGTAACCATGGAACAGGAAAAACTAAGCGTTAAACGTGAAATTTTGAATTTGAAATTCGACTTGATACGCAAAAAACGAATTTACGAACAAAACAAAGTGTTTTATCGGGATACGCTGATATCGCGAAATGATTATTTAAAATCGAAAGAAGACTACGAATATGCTCAACAGAGCTATCAGCTTTACCTGGAACGCCAAAAGCAGGATTCTATCTATCGCACTATCCAAATTCAGCAGATGAAAGAAAATTTGCGCAACATGGCACTGAACCTGAAGCTGGTACGCCAGCGCCAGCAAAGTCTTAATGTGAAAGCACCGGTGGACGGACAGCTCACCACCTTAGATGTAGAAGTAGGGCAATCGGTGCCGAAAGGCGGCAGGATCGGGCAAATTGACATCCTCACCTCGTACAAAGTAACCGCTCAAATCGACGAACATTATATTGACAAAGTGCGTGTGGGATTAATTGCTGTTTTAGACCGGAACGGCAAAGAATATAAACTGCGTATCCGAAAAATATTGCCGGGGGTTCACAAAGGCCGTTTTGAAGTGCAAATGGTGTTTGTGGGTAAATCACCGGCAAACATGCGTACCGGACAAACGTATTACATTCGTCTGCAATTGGGAAATCCTTCGAAAGCTTTGCTGCTGCCGCGGGGAGGTTTCTTTCAAAATACCGGAGGACAATGGATTTTTGTGGTGTCGAAAGACGGAAAATCGGCTGAAAAACGCCGCATCACCATCGGCCGCCAAAACCCGAAGTATTATGAAGTACTCAGCGGGCTGAAACCGGGCGAAAGGGTGGTTGTATCAGATTATGATAACTTTGGAGATAATGACAGGCTGGTGTTTAGGTAG
- a CDS encoding four helix bundle protein → MENILNNTIMNNKVEKFEDLQIWQDSVTIAVDVYALFSKSKNFGFRDQIQRSSVSIPSNIAEGYDRQTNNEFIRFLRIAKASCAELRTQLIIAQRVGMVKDPADLIERTKSLSAMIQKLITYRDGLRRKK, encoded by the coding sequence ATGGAAAACATTTTAAACAATACGATTATGAACAACAAAGTTGAGAAATTTGAAGATTTACAAATTTGGCAGGACAGCGTAACCATTGCCGTGGATGTTTATGCTTTGTTTAGTAAGTCTAAAAATTTTGGATTCCGCGACCAAATTCAGCGCTCATCCGTTTCCATACCTTCTAATATTGCCGAAGGGTACGACCGACAAACCAATAATGAATTTATCCGGTTCCTGCGCATTGCAAAAGCATCCTGTGCCGAACTCAGAACACAGTTAATTATAGCCCAACGTGTTGGAATGGTTAAAGACCCGGCCGATTTGATTGAAAGAACAAAATCATTATCCGCGATGATTCAAAAACTGATAACATACAGAGATGGATTAAGAAGGAAAAAATGA
- a CDS encoding ABC transporter ATP-binding protein: MIKIKNLVKVFRTDEIETYALNGVNLEVKKGEFVAIMGPSGCGKSTLLSIIGLLDNPTKGSYLFNGIEVANMKEKNRTQLRKGHIGFVFQSFNLIDELNAYDNVELPLFYLKMKVSERRKRVEEVLQRMNIGHRMKHFPQQLSGGQQQRVAIARAVVANPDLILADEPTGNLDSKNGIEVMNLLSELNQEDTTIVMATHSERDAAYAHRTIQLLDGEVIMEKVNETVQV; encoded by the coding sequence ATGATCAAAATTAAAAATCTTGTAAAAGTATTCCGGACAGACGAAATCGAAACTTATGCGTTAAACGGAGTAAATCTGGAAGTAAAAAAAGGAGAGTTTGTCGCCATTATGGGGCCTTCGGGTTGCGGGAAATCTACTCTGCTCAGCATTATCGGACTGCTGGACAATCCTACCAAAGGCAGCTACTTGTTTAACGGAATTGAGGTGGCCAACATGAAAGAAAAAAATCGCACCCAACTCAGAAAAGGGCACATCGGTTTTGTCTTTCAAAGTTTTAACCTGATCGACGAACTGAATGCCTACGACAATGTGGAATTGCCCTTGTTTTACCTGAAAATGAAAGTTTCTGAACGCCGCAAAAGAGTGGAAGAAGTATTGCAACGCATGAACATCGGGCATCGTATGAAACATTTTCCGCAGCAACTCTCAGGCGGACAACAGCAGCGTGTAGCCATAGCAAGGGCTGTGGTGGCCAATCCCGACCTGATTCTGGCCGACGAGCCTACCGGAAACCTTGATTCAAAAAATGGTATCGAAGTGATGAACCTGCTTTCGGAACTCAATCAGGAAGACACCACCATTGTCATGGCCACCCACTCCGAGCGCGATGCTGCCTATGCCCACCGTACTATCCAGTTGCTGGATGGAGAAGTGATTATGGAGAAGGTGAACGAAACGGTACAAGTCTGA
- a CDS encoding ABC transporter permease — protein MKIETIFKSLFRHRLNSTIIIISLAIGIACINLIFIFVAREYNADGFQKNKNRIYILQADNPFRKGEKMYYVSPGAAEYMKKNFPEVKDFCRIWNYNPLKKVIANNQNYFDQPKVIAASSNFFKFFSYKLVSNLPQNVLKTNQDVVISQKLAHKYFGTADPIGRKIILINRKGQRQMVVSGIFKKPLECSQLKFDMVTRVNDKIGTQCYLLLAKNTNIKQLEQKFAQYKTSIPIMYDRKPGSYSLKNMKSVYFDTSRGQYSRDKSDLTIALIIAFMILGIALFNYIGLTNNRLIEKTKEYAIRCINGSSKANLVTRFMVESFILIGTAFAISLVLIGWIIPFFNQLTSSTISISYIFETKRIGLLLGIPALILFATYLFALVRIKKITVVEGLKPVNFRFAGKMNFPAFNIFQLSVSIILIIASLIILKQIHYIMNKNIGLNKQTLIVKIPVQHKNLAPVFKTELEKQPLIEVVSLASSSPVSLAHWEVLLHYDDHGEKKPYTPTIFYGDQNYIKALGIKIIKGNNFSQDAESNKNKCIINESLARFFSGRHLIGHKLPGENNLIVIGIVKDFNFASVKKHIKPSCISYRSSGLYLIVKPAKGQAAHVRKIISKTWDKLIPDFPVNIQSIGDRYEWLNRENKNYANLIGACSLISVFLSMIGLFAIAFHSSRRRTKEIGIRKVNGASTSEIIKLLTKDFVKWVVIAFVIAVPIAWYAMHRWLQNFAYKTTLSWWIFVLAGLIVLFIAMVTVSWQTFIAARRNPTEALRYE, from the coding sequence ATGAAGATAGAAACTATTTTTAAAAGTCTTTTCAGGCACAGGCTAAATTCTACAATTATCATTATTAGTCTTGCCATTGGAATTGCATGTATCAATTTAATCTTCATCTTTGTTGCCAGAGAATACAATGCGGATGGATTTCAAAAAAATAAAAACCGCATTTATATTTTGCAAGCTGACAACCCGTTTAGGAAAGGGGAAAAGATGTATTATGTTAGCCCCGGTGCAGCGGAGTATATGAAAAAGAACTTTCCCGAAGTCAAAGATTTTTGCCGAATTTGGAATTATAATCCTCTAAAAAAAGTAATTGCCAATAACCAAAATTATTTTGATCAGCCCAAAGTCATCGCCGCATCCTCCAATTTCTTTAAATTCTTTTCATACAAGTTGGTTTCAAATTTGCCACAAAATGTATTGAAAACAAATCAGGATGTTGTCATTTCACAAAAGCTGGCCCATAAATATTTTGGAACTGCTGACCCTATCGGCCGGAAAATCATTTTGATAAATCGAAAGGGACAACGTCAAATGGTTGTGAGCGGAATTTTTAAAAAACCGCTTGAATGCTCGCAATTAAAATTCGATATGGTCACCCGGGTTAATGATAAAATTGGTACGCAATGTTATCTATTACTTGCAAAAAACACGAATATAAAACAACTTGAACAGAAATTTGCTCAATACAAGACTTCTATCCCCATTATGTATGACAGGAAGCCCGGCTCTTATTCTTTAAAAAATATGAAGTCTGTTTACTTTGATACTTCTCGGGGACAATATAGTCGCGATAAATCAGACTTAACAATTGCCCTTATAATCGCATTTATGATATTGGGGATTGCACTTTTCAATTATATAGGATTAACCAACAACCGACTCATCGAAAAAACCAAAGAATATGCAATCCGCTGCATAAATGGAAGCTCAAAAGCAAATCTGGTGACACGATTTATGGTAGAAAGTTTCATTTTAATAGGAACAGCATTTGCAATAAGCCTTGTTTTAATTGGCTGGATTATTCCTTTCTTTAACCAATTGACTTCTTCAACTATTTCAATTTCCTATATTTTTGAAACGAAAAGAATTGGATTATTATTGGGAATTCCTGCCCTGATTCTCTTTGCAACGTACCTGTTTGCTTTAGTCCGAATTAAGAAAATTACGGTAGTCGAAGGGCTTAAACCTGTAAACTTCCGATTTGCTGGAAAAATGAACTTTCCGGCATTTAATATTTTTCAACTTTCTGTTTCTATTATATTGATTATAGCATCCCTCATTATTTTGAAGCAAATTCATTACATAATGAATAAAAATATTGGATTGAACAAACAAACTCTGATAGTCAAAATTCCGGTTCAACATAAAAACCTTGCTCCTGTTTTTAAAACAGAGCTTGAGAAACAACCGTTAATTGAAGTAGTTTCCTTAGCTTCGTCCTCACCAGTATCTTTGGCACATTGGGAGGTTTTATTACATTATGATGATCATGGAGAGAAAAAGCCATACACCCCTACTATTTTTTATGGCGATCAGAATTATATAAAAGCCCTTGGAATTAAAATCATTAAAGGCAATAATTTTTCACAGGACGCAGAATCAAATAAAAATAAATGTATTATCAATGAATCGCTTGCAAGATTTTTCTCCGGTCGTCACTTAATCGGGCATAAACTTCCCGGAGAAAACAATTTAATTGTAATTGGAATTGTAAAAGATTTCAATTTTGCAAGTGTAAAAAAACACATAAAGCCTTCCTGTATATCTTACAGAAGCAGTGGTCTTTACCTGATAGTGAAACCGGCAAAAGGTCAAGCTGCACATGTAAGAAAAATTATTTCAAAAACATGGGATAAGTTAATCCCCGATTTCCCTGTAAATATACAGTCAATTGGTGACCGATACGAATGGTTAAATCGTGAAAATAAGAATTATGCAAACTTAATCGGAGCCTGTAGTTTGATTAGTGTATTTTTATCAATGATTGGATTATTTGCGATTGCATTTCATTCCAGCCGTCGTCGTACCAAAGAAATCGGTATCCGCAAAGTAAACGGAGCTTCAACCTCCGAGATTATAAAATTGCTCACAAAAGACTTTGTAAAGTGGGTGGTAATAGCTTTCGTTATTGCCGTTCCCATTGCCTGGTATGCCATGCACCGGTGGTTGCAAAACTTTGCTTATAAAACAACTTTAAGTTGGTGGATTTTTGTCCTTGCGGGGCTGATCGTTTTGTTCATTGCAATGGTTACCGTAAGCTGGCAGACTTTTATTGCGGCACGCAGAAATCCGACGGAAGCATTGCGGTATGAGTAA
- a CDS encoding ABC transporter permease: MNMIIIVLKRLKSQKLTAWLRIISMGVGMASALVLFYVAWNELNTDNFYPEKNRIYEVFNNFKSPNYSGISGSLVQPLVPAMVTDFPQVKYGTVLFLNGKTTYKVKESLLEANTIYADSSFFKVFSRWFVAGKANRALQTINTAVVTRKFAKKLFGSSLAALNKVIYLNEVRPIVITGVIENWPPNASFQADVLISFATLKDEHRLYMGWDGGDSFHGYVKLTKNANPHEIEKEMPAFLRRHYNVAADEANGFYSKYELIPITKAAFIENPEKKMTYYIMIFIGILIFGLVCFNSLLLVLAGYNKFMKEIAIHRTLGASVADIQRFIFNEALFYMLSSTGIAILFLLLMNPFIEANFQFGLAEAFTNRTFLLLFLLLFVLAFLVIYFVPVRWSIRFFMTTQKTASFYKPPLNRNLQRALLTLQIGISVFLFIFLFFIYSQFNFIRYFNKGYNSDQLVYIELQNKPLYSKDKVIKSEILKIPNVLSACLSDGIPVWGLPGNGFSATPDGQKTIIVRNLSVDKDFFATLKMKLEGPGFQQNIEKNGVVISRKAAQRFGLQNPVGKTIYFWKSPMIIRGVVNDFVTGSLHSAMQPVVFNQYDQHSVYSVLTVRLAPQGIRNTVRKIKSAIQHIVPGQIVQVRFYNASLQANYQLDRAVKNTVVLFSILAALITLAGLVGFTLSMIHERTKELGIRKVNGASENALLLLLNKVFMWNIAIALVIFIPVSYQISKLWLQQYAYAVPMKWWVFVLVSVLITAAVLGVVSIFTIKAARKNPVEALRYE, translated from the coding sequence ATGAATATGATCATCATTGTATTGAAAAGGTTAAAATCTCAAAAACTGACAGCCTGGCTGCGGATTATCAGCATGGGTGTGGGAATGGCCAGTGCACTGGTGCTTTTTTATGTGGCCTGGAATGAGTTGAATACAGATAATTTTTATCCTGAAAAGAACCGGATTTACGAAGTGTTTAATAACTTTAAGTCACCCAATTACAGCGGAATCAGTGGATCACTTGTACAACCGCTGGTGCCGGCTATGGTTACCGATTTCCCGCAGGTGAAATACGGAACGGTACTTTTTCTCAACGGGAAAACCACTTACAAAGTTAAAGAGTCGCTGCTTGAAGCCAATACGATTTATGCCGATTCTTCCTTTTTCAAAGTTTTCTCCCGCTGGTTTGTCGCTGGAAAAGCAAACCGGGCATTGCAAACAATCAACACCGCTGTCGTTACCCGAAAATTTGCTAAAAAACTCTTTGGCAGCAGCCTTGCAGCACTGAATAAAGTCATTTATTTGAACGAAGTACGACCGATTGTCATCACCGGCGTTATTGAAAACTGGCCACCCAATGCCAGCTTTCAGGCAGACGTACTTATCTCGTTTGCCACTTTAAAAGACGAACATCGTTTATACATGGGCTGGGACGGCGGCGACAGCTTTCACGGCTACGTAAAACTTACAAAAAATGCCAATCCGCACGAAATTGAAAAAGAAATGCCCGCTTTTTTGCGCCGGCATTACAATGTGGCAGCCGACGAAGCCAACGGTTTTTACTCAAAATACGAGTTAATTCCCATCACAAAAGCGGCTTTTATCGAAAATCCGGAAAAGAAAATGACCTATTACATCATGATTTTTATTGGTATCCTGATTTTCGGACTGGTTTGTTTCAATTCGCTTTTGCTGGTGCTGGCAGGATACAATAAGTTTATGAAAGAAATCGCCATCCATCGCACCCTTGGGGCTTCCGTAGCAGATATCCAGCGATTTATCTTTAACGAAGCGTTGTTTTACATGCTGAGTTCAACAGGAATAGCGATACTCTTTTTGTTGTTGATGAATCCGTTTATCGAAGCTAATTTTCAGTTTGGACTGGCAGAAGCGTTCACCAACCGGACTTTTCTGCTTTTGTTCCTGCTGCTGTTTGTTCTTGCTTTTCTGGTGATTTATTTTGTGCCGGTTCGCTGGTCGATTCGCTTTTTTATGACGACACAAAAAACGGCATCCTTTTACAAACCGCCTCTTAACCGGAATCTGCAGCGGGCATTGCTTACCCTGCAAATTGGTATTTCTGTTTTTCTGTTCATTTTTTTGTTTTTTATTTACAGCCAGTTTAATTTTATTCGTTACTTCAACAAAGGATATAACTCAGACCAACTGGTTTACATCGAATTGCAAAACAAACCGCTCTATTCTAAAGACAAGGTAATCAAAAGCGAAATTTTAAAGATTCCCAATGTGTTGTCGGCTTGTTTGTCTGACGGCATACCGGTATGGGGGCTTCCCGGAAACGGTTTTTCCGCTACTCCCGACGGGCAAAAGACAATTATTGTACGTAATCTTTCGGTGGACAAAGATTTTTTTGCTACGCTGAAAATGAAACTGGAAGGACCCGGGTTTCAGCAAAATATCGAAAAAAACGGCGTGGTCATTTCACGCAAAGCCGCCCAACGGTTTGGATTACAAAATCCTGTGGGGAAAACCATTTATTTCTGGAAATCGCCGATGATTATCCGGGGTGTCGTAAATGATTTTGTAACCGGGTCGCTGCATTCGGCTATGCAGCCGGTAGTGTTTAACCAATACGACCAACATTCGGTTTATTCGGTACTTACGGTACGACTTGCACCACAGGGAATACGCAATACGGTCAGAAAAATAAAGTCCGCCATTCAGCATATTGTACCGGGACAAATTGTTCAGGTAAGGTTTTACAATGCTTCGCTGCAGGCGAATTACCAACTGGATCGTGCTGTAAAAAATACGGTGGTTTTGTTCTCGATTTTGGCCGCGCTGATTACGCTGGCCGGGCTGGTGGGTTTTACCCTGAGTATGATTCACGAACGCACCAAAGAACTGGGTATCCGCAAAGTAAACGGTGCTTCCGAAAATGCGTTGTTACTGTTGCTCAACAAAGTTTTTATGTGGAACATCGCCATAGCTCTGGTTATTTTCATCCCGGTTTCTTATCAAATTTCCAAACTGTGGCTACAACAGTATGCTTATGCCGTTCCTATGAAATGGTGGGTTTTTGTGTTGGTTTCCGTTTTGATTACGGCGGCTGTTCTCGGGGTGGTGTCCATTTTTACGATAAAAGCAGCCCGAAAGAATCCGGTGGAAGCGTTAAGGTATGAATGA
- a CDS encoding NUDIX hydrolase — translation MKKWKILGQETVCDFKLFKFYRRDLLNTHKNSEHHFYVMETPDWINVVPVTPEGKIVLIRQYRAGTDEITVEIPGGVIDKEDVSPEAAARRELEEETAYVSDELTLLGAVHPNPSFMSNTCYFVLAQNAKRTGKTHFDPGEDIETFEIEPEELKQAVKTGKIKHALTVAALGLFFQE, via the coding sequence ATGAAAAAGTGGAAAATTCTCGGACAGGAAACCGTATGCGATTTTAAACTGTTTAAATTTTACCGCCGCGATTTACTGAATACGCACAAAAACTCGGAACACCATTTTTATGTGATGGAAACACCCGACTGGATTAATGTGGTTCCGGTAACGCCGGAAGGAAAAATCGTTTTGATCAGACAATACCGTGCCGGTACCGATGAAATTACTGTAGAAATCCCAGGCGGTGTTATCGACAAAGAAGATGTTTCGCCCGAGGCAGCCGCCCGCCGCGAATTGGAGGAGGAAACCGCTTATGTGTCGGATGAACTGACGCTGCTCGGAGCAGTACATCCCAATCCTTCTTTTATGTCGAATACCTGCTATTTTGTACTGGCCCAAAACGCAAAACGGACCGGGAAAACCCATTTCGACCCCGGCGAAGACATCGAAACTTTTGAAATAGAACCGGAGGAGCTGAAGCAGGCCGTAAAAACCGGAAAAATCAAACATGCCCTGACAGTAGCTGCATTGGGGCTCTTTTTTCAAGAGTGA
- a CDS encoding APC family permease, whose amino-acid sequence MSDKAKKFGAFAGVYTPSILTILGVIMYLRLGWVAGVAGIWGSIAVILLAHVISITTGLSISSIATDKKIKAGGIYYILSRSLGLPMGGSIGITLFVGTALSISLYIVGFVENFLDIPSIQHFLGMAGPTIHNTRIVGTVVLIILAAIALIGTHIAIKTQFVVLGAIGLSLLSVFVGFFLHPAAAASSASFVPFKVASFTEVFAIFFPAVTGFTAGVAMSGDLKNPKKDIPAGTLFAIFTGLIIYLALAVGFNLFVDRDLLINNYNFLLTVAWIPLLVVAGIWGATLSSALGGILGGPRIIQAISKDHITPPVLAKEHGKNREPRNALIFTFILSELGILVGDLNAIAGLVTMFYLTAYGFINLAFVLEKWASTDFRPSFRIPAWVGVLGFITSFLIMFKLDMLAMVGAFLILGFIFYLIRKKQLHLAMNDIWPSVLASIIRWVLTRFKKMHFTEANWRANILLFSGGKSSRPYLVEFSRFIAGQYGMISNFDLVLSPRARRLFPSHHVAIPEEEMEGDEAIFKRRQVCNDIYGAMESLAATYGFSGIEPNTVVLGWGRHTKEPMRFAQMLRYFEDMDLNIVMLDYDKKKGFGNYTRVDVWLRGGSNNGSLMLSLMKFIHADYAWHNAVFRLMLITNGKKKKASIRKRMQKLLNQHRMVAEVEVIVKTQSENVHDIIKTRSAEADLIIMGMAEVQTGKEKDFIEHADSLYNDLGTLVLVKASSFFSDLHIGD is encoded by the coding sequence ATGAGCGATAAAGCAAAAAAGTTTGGGGCTTTTGCCGGGGTATATACTCCCTCTATCCTGACGATTCTGGGGGTGATCATGTATCTCCGTTTGGGATGGGTTGCCGGAGTAGCCGGAATTTGGGGCAGTATAGCCGTTATTTTGCTGGCGCATGTTATTTCCATTACCACCGGATTGAGTATCTCATCCATTGCTACCGATAAAAAAATCAAAGCAGGAGGAATCTATTATATTTTGTCCCGTTCGCTTGGACTTCCCATGGGAGGCTCCATCGGGATAACGTTATTTGTGGGAACAGCCCTGAGTATTTCACTGTATATTGTCGGTTTTGTAGAGAATTTTTTGGATATCCCGTCCATTCAGCATTTTCTGGGTATGGCCGGACCGACAATACACAATACCCGGATTGTGGGAACGGTGGTTTTGATTATTCTTGCTGCTATAGCCCTTATTGGTACGCATATTGCCATCAAAACCCAGTTTGTGGTTCTGGGGGCCATTGGCCTTTCTTTGCTGTCGGTTTTTGTGGGATTTTTTCTCCATCCGGCTGCTGCAGCTTCTTCGGCATCTTTTGTTCCTTTTAAAGTGGCCAGCTTTACAGAAGTTTTTGCCATCTTTTTTCCGGCGGTAACGGGATTTACAGCAGGAGTGGCCATGTCGGGTGATCTGAAAAACCCCAAAAAAGATATTCCGGCAGGAACGTTATTTGCCATCTTTACCGGGTTGATCATTTATCTGGCTTTGGCAGTTGGATTTAATTTGTTTGTAGACAGAGATCTGCTGATCAATAATTATAATTTCTTACTGACCGTAGCCTGGATTCCTTTGCTGGTAGTTGCCGGAATCTGGGGTGCTACACTTTCTTCGGCTTTAGGCGGAATTCTTGGAGGACCACGAATTATTCAGGCCATCTCCAAAGATCATATTACTCCACCGGTTTTGGCCAAAGAACACGGAAAAAACAGAGAACCCCGCAATGCGCTTATTTTCACCTTTATTCTTTCTGAATTGGGAATTTTGGTGGGCGATTTAAACGCCATTGCCGGACTGGTTACCATGTTTTATTTAACGGCATACGGCTTTATAAACCTGGCATTTGTACTTGAAAAATGGGCCAGTACTGATTTTCGTCCATCTTTTCGTATTCCGGCCTGGGTAGGGGTTCTGGGATTTATCACTTCATTTCTCATCATGTTTAAGCTGGATATGCTGGCTATGGTCGGAGCGTTTCTGATTCTGGGATTTATTTTTTATCTCATCCGGAAAAAACAGCTTCACCTGGCCATGAACGATATCTGGCCCAGTGTGCTGGCTTCTATCATCCGCTGGGTGCTTACCCGGTTTAAAAAAATGCATTTTACCGAGGCCAACTGGCGGGCAAATATTCTTTTGTTTAGCGGTGGCAAGTCAAGCCGGCCGTATCTGGTTGAATTTAGCCGTTTTATCGCAGGACAATACGGGATGATTTCCAATTTTGACCTGGTGTTGAGTCCGCGTGCCCGCCGGCTTTTCCCTTCGCATCATGTGGCAATTCCTGAAGAAGAAATGGAAGGTGATGAAGCCATTTTTAAACGCCGTCAGGTTTGTAATGATATTTACGGCGCCATGGAAAGCCTGGCTGCTACGTATGGGTTTTCCGGAATAGAACCCAATACGGTGGTGCTGGGATGGGGACGTCACACCAAAGAGCCCATGCGTTTTGCCCAAATGTTGCGCTATTTTGAAGATATGGATCTGAATATCGTGATGCTGGATTATGATAAGAAGAAAGGTTTTGGGAATTATACCCGGGTGGATGTGTGGCTGCGTGGCGGGTCGAATAACGGAAGCCTGATGCTTTCGCTGATGAAGTTTATCCATGCCGATTATGCCTGGCACAATGCGGTGTTTCGGTTAATGCTTATTACGAACGGGAAAAAGAAAAAAGCTTCTATTAGAAAACGGATGCAGAAATTACTGAATCAGCACCGGATGGTGGCCGAAGTTGAAGTGATCGTGAAAACCCAAAGTGAAAATGTTCATGATATTATTAAAACCCGATCAGCAGAAGCCGATCTGATTATCATGGGAATGGCAGAAGTGCAGACCGGAAAAGAGAAGGATTTTATTGAACATGCCGATAGTTTGTATAATGATTTGGGAACATTGGTTCTGGTGAAGGCTTCTTCTTTCTTCAGCGATTTACATATAGGTGATTGA